The following are encoded together in the Pseudodesulfovibrio indicus genome:
- a CDS encoding ROK family transcriptional regulator — translation MNQFNILNSIREAGRISRVEIAARTGQSPASVTNITADMIREGLIREEECGCKPRRGRRRIMLTLDPEAAHVVGVKISAFQISFAVVDFVGGVKSSLTMPIRVSERREETVADFIEDGVRHCVEDARLRMDDISGCGVAISGFVDSASADCLWTPLKKGRTRIRDLVAERLSVDVYLENDANSVTVASQWFGQGKGIDNFLVVTVEHGVGMGIVVDGKLYRGATGIGAEFGHVVLVPDGLPCRCGKRGCIEAYACDGCILRRAKEMFSRRRGPVPDLETLTIEDVTELARAGDPGLRKLFREGGAILGQGIAGLIQIFNPERIIVTGEGVRAGDLVFGPMRKAVKKFLNREQFEATEIVVQEWGDDDWARGAAGFVLSELYKSPLDKIHRAG, via the coding sequence GTGAATCAATTCAACATCCTGAACAGCATCCGCGAGGCCGGACGCATCTCCAGGGTGGAGATCGCCGCCCGAACCGGGCAGAGCCCGGCGTCGGTGACCAACATCACCGCCGACATGATCCGCGAGGGGCTGATCCGCGAGGAGGAGTGCGGGTGCAAGCCCAGGCGCGGGCGGCGGCGGATCATGCTGACCCTGGACCCGGAGGCGGCCCATGTGGTGGGGGTCAAGATATCCGCCTTCCAGATCAGTTTCGCGGTGGTGGATTTCGTGGGCGGGGTCAAGTCGTCCCTGACCATGCCCATCCGGGTCAGCGAGCGGCGCGAGGAGACCGTGGCCGACTTCATCGAGGACGGGGTGCGCCACTGCGTGGAGGACGCCCGGTTGCGCATGGACGACATCTCCGGCTGCGGCGTGGCCATTTCCGGGTTCGTGGACTCGGCCTCGGCCGACTGTCTGTGGACCCCGCTGAAAAAGGGGCGCACGCGCATCCGCGACCTGGTGGCCGAGCGGCTGAGCGTGGACGTGTATCTGGAGAACGACGCCAACTCCGTGACCGTGGCCTCACAATGGTTCGGCCAGGGCAAGGGCATCGACAACTTTCTGGTGGTCACGGTGGAACACGGCGTGGGCATGGGCATCGTGGTGGACGGCAAGCTGTACCGGGGCGCCACCGGCATCGGGGCCGAGTTCGGCCACGTGGTCCTGGTCCCGGACGGGCTGCCCTGCCGCTGCGGCAAGCGCGGGTGCATCGAGGCCTACGCCTGCGACGGGTGCATCCTGCGCCGCGCCAAGGAGATGTTCTCCCGGCGGCGCGGCCCGGTGCCGGACCTGGAGACCCTGACCATCGAGGACGTGACCGAACTGGCCCGCGCGGGCGACCCCGGCCTGCGCAAGCTCTTCCGCGAGGGGGGGGCCATCCTCGGCCAGGGCATCGCCGGGCTGATCCAGATCTTCAACCCGGAGCGGATCATCGTCACCGGCGAGGGCGTGCGCGCGGGGGATCTGGTCTTCGGCCCCATGCGCAAGGCGGTCAAGAAGTTCCTCAACCGCGAGCAGTTCGAGGCCACCGAGATCGTGGTCCAGGAGTGGGGCGACGACGACTGGGCGCGCGGTGCCGCCGGGTTTGTCCTGAGCGAGCTGTACAAGTCGCCCCTGGACAAGATCCACCGGGCGGGATGA
- a CDS encoding response regulator: MKEKVLVIDDERPTLKMFTLLLSAYGYQVLTAENGREGVETFLRESPGLVLTDIKMPIMDGIEALKAIKKLNPNTEVIVITGHGDMDLAIQALNLDATDFINKPLKREALEKALTRARERINITRNEEGQVVLEEKDRVAVIGVRGNVSSMTLPHLSETFAQAAALGKELILIDFEKNASINGAGITGLTELLREHRGGARIVLAGLSSNFRTVFETLGITKLAEIFDNGEEALASH, encoded by the coding sequence ATGAAGGAAAAAGTTCTGGTCATAGACGACGAGCGGCCCACGCTGAAGATGTTCACCCTGCTGCTCTCCGCGTACGGGTACCAGGTGCTGACCGCGGAGAACGGCCGAGAGGGCGTGGAGACCTTCCTGCGGGAAAGTCCGGGACTGGTGCTGACGGACATCAAGATGCCCATCATGGACGGCATCGAGGCCCTCAAGGCCATCAAGAAGCTCAATCCCAACACCGAGGTCATCGTGATCACCGGCCACGGCGACATGGACCTGGCCATCCAGGCCCTGAACCTCGACGCCACGGACTTCATCAACAAGCCGCTCAAGCGGGAGGCCCTGGAAAAGGCCCTGACCCGCGCCCGCGAACGGATCAACATCACCCGAAACGAAGAGGGGCAGGTGGTGCTGGAGGAGAAGGACCGGGTGGCGGTCATCGGCGTGCGCGGCAACGTCTCGTCCATGACCCTGCCGCATCTGAGCGAGACCTTTGCCCAGGCCGCGGCCTTGGGCAAGGAGCTGATCCTCATCGATTTCGAGAAGAACGCCTCCATCAACGGGGCGGGCATCACCGGCCTGACCGAGCTGCTGCGGGAACACCGTGGCGGCGCCAGGATCGTCCTGGCCGGGTTGTCGAGCAATTTCCGGACGGTTTTCGAGACCCTCGGCATAACCAAGCTGGCCGAGATATTCGACAACGGAGAGGAGGCGCTGGCCTCCCACTAG
- a CDS encoding sugar ABC transporter permease, which translates to MDSQATESKLSPFERLCASLEIDTRMLAMIGALLIIWFTLNYLTDGIFFTARNLYNLAVQTSVVGIMATGMVLVIVARHIDLSVGSVMGFTGMVIAFLQVHAFTLGAAWNWPLTVVCGLALGALIGIWQGWWVAYRGVPAFVVTLGGLLIFRGAAYLVTDGRTVAPMDETYQLLGGGIHGSIGATGSWIFGALCIAVLLFNAVQGRKRRARFGCKPKAVWAEALILLVSIGLVCGFVMVMNSYYKPKTEIPRGIPIPVLILIGVVVLMTLLAKVTKFGRYVFAIGGNPEAAELSGINVERVTMFIFGVMGLLCGVAAVITTARLNAGANSMGMMAELNVIAAAVIGGTSLAGGLGSIAGAILGALIMQSLESGMVLLGISSAMRQVIIGLVLIIAVWFDVAYNKNRR; encoded by the coding sequence ATGGACTCCCAAGCGACCGAGAGCAAGCTCTCCCCCTTCGAGAGGCTGTGCGCCTCACTTGAGATCGACACCCGCATGCTGGCCATGATCGGCGCGCTGCTGATCATCTGGTTCACGCTCAACTATCTCACGGACGGCATCTTTTTCACGGCCCGGAACCTCTACAACCTGGCCGTGCAGACCAGCGTGGTCGGAATCATGGCCACCGGCATGGTGCTGGTCATCGTGGCCCGGCACATCGACCTCTCGGTGGGGTCGGTCATGGGCTTCACCGGCATGGTCATCGCCTTTCTCCAGGTCCACGCCTTCACCCTGGGCGCCGCCTGGAACTGGCCGCTGACCGTGGTCTGCGGCCTGGCCCTGGGAGCGCTCATCGGCATCTGGCAGGGCTGGTGGGTGGCCTATCGCGGCGTGCCCGCCTTCGTGGTCACCCTGGGCGGGCTGCTCATCTTCCGGGGCGCGGCCTACCTGGTCACCGACGGGCGGACCGTGGCCCCCATGGACGAGACCTACCAACTGCTGGGCGGCGGCATCCACGGCTCCATCGGGGCCACCGGAAGCTGGATATTCGGCGCGCTCTGCATCGCGGTCCTGCTCTTCAACGCCGTCCAGGGCCGCAAGCGGCGCGCCCGGTTCGGGTGCAAGCCCAAGGCGGTCTGGGCCGAGGCGCTCATCCTGCTCGTGTCCATCGGCCTGGTCTGCGGCTTCGTCATGGTCATGAACTCCTATTACAAGCCCAAGACCGAAATCCCGCGCGGCATCCCCATCCCGGTGCTCATCCTCATCGGCGTGGTGGTGCTCATGACCCTGCTGGCCAAGGTCACCAAGTTCGGGCGCTACGTCTTCGCCATCGGCGGCAACCCCGAAGCGGCGGAACTGTCCGGCATCAACGTCGAGCGGGTGACCATGTTCATCTTCGGGGTCATGGGACTCCTGTGCGGCGTGGCCGCCGTGATCACCACGGCCCGGCTCAACGCCGGGGCCAACTCCATGGGCATGATGGCCGAGCTGAACGTCATCGCCGCGGCCGTCATCGGCGGCACCTCGCTGGCGGGCGGACTCGGCTCCATCGCCGGGGCCATCCTCGGCGCGCTGATCATGCAGTCGCTCGAATCGGGCATGGTCCTGTTGGGCATCTCCAGCGCCATGCGCCAGGTGATCATCGGCCTGGTCCTGATCATCGCCGTGTGGTTCGACGTGGCCTACAACAAGAACAGGAGATAG
- the xylF gene encoding D-xylose ABC transporter substrate-binding protein: MLKKLALLAVAAVAVLAFGVNAMAKDLVVGVSWSNFQEERWKTDEAAIKDQLKAMGAKYIMADAQASAEKQIADIENLIARGANALIVLAWDADAVLPAIDKAMAEGLPVVGYDRLIEKKGVFYLTFDNKEVGRMQARAVYAVKPEGNYVFIKGAPTDPNAEFLYEGQLEVLDEAIKAGKIKNVAAQGTEGWKPEVAQRNMEQILTAMNNKVDAVVASNDGTAGGVVAALTAQGMEGVTPVSGQDGDHAALNRVARGLQTVSVWKDARVLGQAAARIAVELSRGELPKDTVKWSGGAKGVEMDAILLPPVPVTKANLSLVVDAGWISKDVLCQGVQGQCP; encoded by the coding sequence ATGCTGAAGAAACTCGCACTGCTGGCTGTTGCCGCCGTCGCTGTCCTGGCCTTTGGCGTCAACGCCATGGCCAAGGATCTGGTGGTCGGCGTGTCCTGGTCCAATTTCCAGGAGGAACGTTGGAAAACCGATGAGGCCGCCATCAAGGATCAGTTGAAGGCCATGGGCGCCAAGTACATCATGGCCGACGCCCAGGCTTCCGCCGAGAAACAGATCGCCGACATCGAAAACCTCATCGCCCGGGGCGCCAACGCCCTGATCGTCCTGGCCTGGGATGCCGACGCCGTCCTGCCCGCCATCGACAAGGCCATGGCCGAAGGGCTGCCCGTGGTCGGCTACGACCGTCTCATCGAGAAAAAGGGCGTCTTCTACCTGACTTTCGACAACAAGGAAGTGGGCCGCATGCAGGCCCGCGCCGTCTACGCCGTGAAGCCCGAAGGCAACTACGTCTTCATCAAGGGCGCGCCCACCGATCCCAACGCCGAATTCCTGTACGAGGGTCAGCTTGAGGTCCTGGACGAGGCCATCAAGGCCGGCAAGATCAAGAACGTGGCCGCCCAGGGCACCGAGGGCTGGAAGCCCGAAGTCGCCCAGCGCAACATGGAGCAGATCCTGACCGCCATGAACAACAAGGTCGACGCGGTCGTCGCCTCCAACGACGGCACCGCCGGCGGCGTTGTCGCGGCCCTCACCGCCCAGGGCATGGAAGGCGTGACCCCGGTCTCCGGCCAGGACGGCGACCATGCCGCCCTGAACCGCGTGGCCCGCGGGCTGCAGACCGTGTCCGTGTGGAAGGACGCCCGCGTGCTCGGCCAGGCCGCCGCGCGCATCGCGGTCGAACTGTCCCGGGGCGAGCTCCCCAAGGACACCGTCAAGTGGTCCGGCGGCGCCAAGGGCGTGGAGATGGACGCCATCCTCCTGCCCCCGGTTCCGGTCACCAAGGCCAACCTGAGCCTGGTCGTGGACGCGGGCTGGATATCCAAGGACGTCCTGTGCCAGGGCGTTCAGGGCCAGTGCCCGTAG
- the xylB gene encoding xylulokinase, producing the protein MGLFIGIDSGTQGTKGVVLDGESGRILAEAYAPHELIEGEHGLREQDPAWWVEACRSVIAALMDSDGVDSSAVRAIGVSGQQHGFVPLTEAGEVIRPAKLWCDTATAPPQCAAITEAAGGHEAVLKAIGNSVAAGFTASKVVWLKDNEPENYDRLATILLPHDYLNFWLTGERRTECGDASGTAYFDVANRRWSTELLDAMDPSGKLLACLPELIDSDQPVGVVRPELAREFGFGSDVLVSSGGGDNMIAAIGTGNVVPGVVTASLGTSGTIYAHSESPVIDPQGELAAFCSSTGGWLPLVCTMNVTVATELTRRLLGLDTGGLNALAAEAGAGASGVMLLPFFNGERTPALPSATASLHGLTPSNYIPANLCRAAMEGATFGLRYGLDVLLRQGVRPTEIRLVGGGAKSALWRQMVADVFGCPVVRPVVEEAGALGAAIQAAWCALRDGGERTEIADLAARYVAMAEGGTVPNPGDAARYADLYQRYLVLDRALRPVNG; encoded by the coding sequence ATGGGCCTTTTCATCGGCATCGATTCCGGGACGCAGGGGACCAAGGGCGTGGTCCTGGACGGCGAGTCCGGTAGGATTCTGGCCGAGGCCTACGCCCCGCACGAACTGATCGAGGGGGAGCACGGCCTGCGCGAGCAGGACCCGGCCTGGTGGGTCGAGGCCTGCCGTTCGGTCATCGCCGCGTTGATGGACTCGGACGGAGTCGATTCCTCGGCGGTGCGCGCCATCGGCGTGTCCGGCCAGCAGCACGGGTTCGTGCCGCTCACCGAGGCGGGGGAGGTCATCCGCCCGGCCAAGCTGTGGTGCGACACGGCCACCGCGCCGCCCCAGTGCGCGGCCATCACCGAGGCGGCGGGCGGTCATGAGGCCGTGCTCAAGGCCATCGGCAATTCCGTGGCCGCCGGGTTCACGGCCTCCAAGGTGGTCTGGCTCAAGGACAACGAGCCGGAGAACTACGACCGGCTGGCGACCATCCTGCTGCCCCACGACTATCTCAACTTCTGGCTCACCGGCGAGCGCAGGACCGAGTGCGGCGATGCATCGGGCACGGCCTATTTCGATGTGGCCAACCGGCGCTGGAGCACCGAGCTGCTCGACGCCATGGACCCTTCCGGCAAGCTCCTCGCCTGCCTGCCCGAGCTGATCGATTCCGACCAGCCCGTGGGCGTGGTCCGCCCGGAGCTGGCCCGCGAGTTCGGCTTCGGCTCGGACGTGCTCGTCTCCTCCGGGGGCGGCGACAACATGATCGCGGCCATCGGCACGGGCAACGTGGTCCCCGGCGTGGTCACCGCGTCCCTCGGCACCTCCGGGACCATCTATGCCCATTCCGAAAGCCCGGTCATCGACCCGCAGGGCGAGCTGGCCGCGTTCTGCTCGTCCACGGGCGGCTGGCTGCCCCTGGTCTGCACCATGAACGTCACCGTGGCCACCGAGCTGACCCGGCGGCTGCTCGGCCTGGACACCGGCGGGCTGAACGCGCTGGCCGCAGAGGCGGGCGCGGGCGCGTCCGGCGTTATGCTCCTGCCGTTCTTCAACGGCGAGCGCACCCCGGCCCTGCCTTCGGCCACAGCCTCACTGCACGGGCTGACCCCGTCCAACTACATCCCGGCCAACCTGTGCCGGGCGGCCATGGAAGGCGCGACCTTCGGGCTGCGCTACGGATTGGACGTCCTGCTCCGGCAGGGGGTGCGGCCGACCGAAATCCGGCTGGTGGGCGGCGGGGCCAAATCCGCGCTGTGGCGGCAGATGGTGGCCGACGTGTTCGGTTGTCCCGTGGTCCGGCCCGTGGTCGAGGAGGCGGGGGCGCTGGGCGCGGCCATCCAGGCCGCCTGGTGCGCCCTGCGCGATGGCGGCGAACGGACGGAGATCGCGGATTTGGCGGCGCGCTACGTGGCCATGGCGGAGGGCGGCACGGTGCCGAACCCCGGCGACGCGGCCCGGTACGCCGACCTGTACCAGCGGTACCTGGTCCTGGACCGGGCGCTTCGTCCCGTCAACGGCTAG
- a CDS encoding peroxiredoxin has translation MKRVPLLALLVLLLLAPGSRADDMIPYPTGHLKPIDSTLKVKVGDMAPDFELPDLNGDKVRLSDYRGKRSVVLSFVPAAWTPVCSDQWPGYNLALDLIHGLGAEVIGITVDNTPTQAEWAKAMHGLDFPVLSDFWPHGKVAASFGVLRSDGMAERSLFVIDKQGIIRYIDVHDINERPDLGVLVGELEKLGK, from the coding sequence GTGAAACGGGTACCGTTATTGGCATTGCTGGTTTTGCTGCTGCTCGCGCCCGGAAGCCGGGCCGACGACATGATCCCCTATCCAACCGGGCATCTCAAGCCCATTGATTCCACCCTCAAGGTCAAGGTGGGCGACATGGCCCCCGACTTCGAGCTGCCGGATCTGAACGGCGACAAGGTTCGGCTGAGCGACTACCGGGGCAAGCGGAGCGTGGTGCTCTCCTTTGTCCCGGCCGCCTGGACGCCGGTCTGCTCGGACCAGTGGCCGGGCTACAACCTTGCCCTGGACCTGATCCACGGGCTGGGCGCTGAGGTCATCGGCATTACGGTGGACAACACCCCGACCCAGGCCGAGTGGGCCAAGGCCATGCACGGCCTCGACTTCCCCGTGCTCTCCGACTTCTGGCCCCACGGCAAGGTGGCGGCCTCCTTCGGCGTGCTGCGCTCGGACGGCATGGCCGAACGCTCTCTGTTCGTGATCGATAAGCAGGGGATCATCCGCTACATCGACGTCCACGACATCAACGAGCGGCCGGACCTGGGGGTCCTGGTGGGCGAGCTGGAGAAGCTCGGCAAATAG
- a CDS encoding TlpA family protein disulfide reductase, giving the protein MHRRILLSVVCLLLLATSAMAQDVFPDVQLEGKITQEQREYLGVPEGDFKISNINADFLFVEVFSMYCPICQRNAPSVNAMFADALASDKAGALRFLGIGAGNTPFEIAFYQKKFGVEFPLFEDPDYVAHKAVGGVGTPAYYMVDMREGKRSIVLFHEGEIKDKDAFLKDLLALIPE; this is encoded by the coding sequence ATGCATAGACGCATATTGCTCTCGGTCGTCTGCCTGCTCTTGCTGGCGACCTCGGCCATGGCCCAGGACGTGTTCCCGGACGTGCAACTCGAAGGCAAGATCACGCAGGAGCAGCGCGAGTACCTGGGAGTACCCGAAGGCGACTTCAAGATTTCGAACATCAACGCGGACTTCCTGTTCGTGGAGGTGTTCAGCATGTACTGCCCCATCTGCCAGCGCAACGCGCCGTCCGTGAACGCGATGTTCGCCGACGCCTTGGCCTCGGACAAGGCCGGGGCTTTGCGCTTCCTCGGCATCGGCGCGGGCAACACGCCCTTTGAGATCGCCTTCTACCAGAAGAAGTTCGGCGTGGAGTTCCCGCTCTTCGAGGACCCGGACTACGTGGCGCACAAGGCCGTGGGCGGGGTGGGGACCCCGGCCTATTATATGGTGGACATGCGCGAGGGAAAGCGAAGCATCGTCCTGTTTCACGAGGGCGAGATCAAGGACAAGGACGCCTTTCTCAAGGATTTGCTGGCCCTTATTCCCGAGTAG
- a CDS encoding ATP-binding protein: MTLFQKTFTRLARIGLREKLLFSMLAAVLFISVAIALISRYILVSSLTNELEMRGFAIAHSVAERGGSYILDNDIPKLLVLIFDEAKLRQRKDLVAYIFIEDQNNNILAHTLTHELPKNLRSNTLPPDRHDSIKLMELGGREIYDLAAGINEGLYRIGTVHVGLNKRHIDSLVGKLRVAFLGFISAVVIITIILSSWLSKYITKPVSDLTRLSDEISRGNFDIPLKLGSGEDWNAAECPAFSNTDLPCWHFDQSRSGQRPGEAHRKCADCAFYRKHEGDEVVQLGDSFRNMVWSIKLYRRRLRESEEKYRSLFDSGPDPIFVVDCESGTVRDANPRATELYGYARNELLGMNLLDLGPEHNADCLDYFNEGGSGCVYFPKRLHYKNGGEPFFVNMHACPISYRGHHAIIIAVTDITELIEKDAQLIQAGKMKSLGEMSAGVAHEINQPLNAIKVGSEFLSMMQEEDLEIPKEHFLQVVHEISSQVDRAAEIIDTLRSFGRKSDLMEEQVDLNQPIRAVLSMLRRQFELDNIRFDLDLAEGLNPVQAHSNRLQQVIFNMVTNARDAINDISQADGNAERRISIRTGNAERRVFLEVEDTGSGIDEKDQQKIFEPFFTTKEAGQGMGLGLAITYGIIKDYGGEIRINSGKGEGTVFRMEFPAASMRGEAKA, encoded by the coding sequence TCTCCCGCTACATCCTGGTCAGTTCCCTGACCAACGAGCTGGAGATGCGCGGTTTCGCCATCGCCCACTCCGTGGCCGAACGCGGCGGCTCCTACATCCTGGACAACGACATCCCCAAGCTGCTGGTGCTCATCTTCGACGAGGCAAAACTGAGGCAGCGCAAGGACCTGGTGGCCTACATATTCATCGAGGACCAGAACAACAACATCCTGGCCCACACCCTGACCCACGAGCTGCCCAAGAACCTGCGCTCCAACACCCTGCCCCCGGACCGCCACGACTCGATCAAGCTCATGGAGCTGGGCGGGCGCGAGATATACGACCTGGCGGCGGGCATCAACGAAGGCCTCTACCGCATCGGCACGGTCCACGTGGGGCTGAACAAGCGGCACATCGACTCCCTGGTGGGCAAGCTCCGGGTGGCCTTCCTCGGCTTCATCTCGGCGGTGGTCATCATCACCATCATCCTTTCCTCCTGGCTGTCCAAGTACATCACCAAGCCGGTTTCGGACCTGACCCGGCTGTCGGACGAGATCAGCCGGGGCAACTTCGACATCCCGCTGAAGCTCGGCTCCGGCGAGGATTGGAACGCCGCCGAATGCCCGGCCTTCTCCAACACCGACCTGCCGTGCTGGCACTTCGACCAGTCGCGCAGCGGACAGCGGCCCGGCGAGGCCCACCGCAAGTGCGCGGACTGCGCCTTCTACCGCAAGCACGAGGGCGACGAGGTGGTCCAGCTCGGCGACTCCTTCCGCAACATGGTCTGGTCCATCAAGCTCTACCGCAGGCGGCTGCGCGAGTCCGAGGAGAAATACCGCTCCCTGTTCGACTCCGGGCCGGACCCGATCTTCGTCGTGGATTGCGAGAGCGGGACCGTGCGCGACGCCAACCCGCGCGCCACGGAGCTTTACGGCTACGCCAGGAACGAGCTGCTGGGCATGAATCTCCTGGACCTGGGCCCGGAACACAACGCGGACTGCCTGGATTATTTCAACGAGGGCGGCAGCGGGTGCGTCTATTTCCCCAAGCGGCTGCACTACAAGAACGGCGGTGAACCGTTCTTCGTGAACATGCACGCCTGCCCCATCTCCTACCGGGGCCACCACGCGATCATCATCGCGGTCACGGACATCACCGAACTGATAGAGAAGGACGCCCAGCTCATCCAGGCGGGCAAGATGAAGTCCCTGGGCGAGATGTCCGCGGGCGTGGCCCACGAGATCAACCAGCCCCTCAACGCCATCAAGGTGGGCAGCGAGTTCCTGTCCATGATGCAGGAGGAGGACCTGGAGATTCCCAAGGAGCATTTCCTCCAGGTGGTCCACGAGATATCCTCCCAGGTGGACCGGGCCGCCGAGATCATCGACACCCTGCGCTCCTTCGGGCGCAAGTCCGACCTCATGGAGGAGCAGGTGGACCTGAACCAGCCCATCCGGGCGGTGCTGTCCATGCTCCGCCGCCAGTTCGAGCTGGACAACATCCGCTTCGACCTGGACCTGGCCGAAGGGCTCAACCCGGTGCAGGCCCATTCCAACAGGCTGCAGCAGGTCATCTTCAACATGGTGACCAACGCGCGCGATGCCATCAACGACATTTCCCAGGCGGACGGCAATGCCGAACGCCGCATCAGCATCCGGACCGGAAACGCGGAGCGCCGCGTGTTCCTCGAGGTGGAGGACACCGGTTCGGGCATCGACGAGAAGGACCAGCAGAAGATATTCGAGCCGTTCTTCACCACCAAGGAGGCGGGTCAGGGCATGGGGCTCGGGCTGGCCATCACCTACGGCATCATCAAGGATTACGGCGGAGAGATCCGCATCAACAGCGGCAAGGGGGAAGGCACGGTCTTCCGCATGGAGTTCCCCGCCGCGAGCATGCGAGGAGAGGCCAAGGCATGA
- the xylA gene encoding xylose isomerase, protein MNTFFPEVDAVKYEGRESTNPLAFKYYDADRVVGGKTMAEHLRFAVCYWHTYKSQGGDPFGSGTFERPWNAGSPMEVAEKTLEANFEFITKLGVPFWCFHDRDIAPEGASFGEAVANLETIVAKAKKLQQATGVKLLWGTANMFSHPRYMHGAASNPDPHVVACCAMQVRRALDATLELGGANYVFWGGREGYETLLNTDMKRERAQMAAFFHMAVDYAKKIGFTGQFLIEPKPHEPTKHQYDFDSATVLSFLREFDLLDHFKLNVEANHATLAGHSFAHELAVAAEAGKLGSVDANVGDPLLGWDTDQFPTDINDTTRAMLVILENGGLGSGGLNFDAKVRRPSIDTVDLFHAHIGGMDTFARALLAAQAIIDDGRIAEFKAQRYAGWDSGLGKSILDGNETLESLEAKAMELGEPKRVSGRQEMLENILINAI, encoded by the coding sequence ATGAACACGTTTTTCCCCGAAGTGGACGCGGTCAAGTACGAGGGTCGGGAGTCGACCAACCCGCTGGCGTTCAAATATTACGACGCCGACCGGGTCGTGGGCGGCAAGACCATGGCGGAGCACCTGCGTTTCGCGGTCTGCTACTGGCACACCTACAAGTCGCAGGGCGGGGACCCGTTCGGGTCCGGGACCTTCGAGCGGCCCTGGAACGCCGGTTCCCCCATGGAAGTGGCCGAGAAGACCCTGGAGGCGAATTTCGAATTCATCACCAAACTCGGGGTCCCGTTCTGGTGCTTCCATGACCGGGACATCGCGCCCGAAGGCGCGTCCTTCGGCGAGGCCGTCGCCAACCTGGAGACCATCGTGGCCAAGGCCAAGAAGCTGCAACAGGCCACCGGGGTCAAGCTGCTCTGGGGAACGGCCAACATGTTCAGCCATCCCCGCTACATGCACGGCGCGGCCTCCAACCCGGACCCGCACGTCGTGGCCTGCTGCGCCATGCAGGTCCGCCGCGCTCTGGACGCCACCCTGGAGCTGGGCGGAGCCAACTACGTGTTCTGGGGCGGCCGGGAAGGGTACGAGACCCTGCTGAATACGGACATGAAGCGGGAGCGCGCCCAGATGGCCGCCTTCTTCCACATGGCCGTGGACTACGCCAAAAAGATCGGCTTCACCGGCCAGTTCCTTATCGAGCCCAAGCCCCACGAGCCGACCAAGCACCAGTACGACTTCGACTCGGCCACGGTCCTCTCCTTCCTGCGCGAGTTCGACCTGCTCGATCATTTCAAGCTCAACGTGGAGGCCAACCACGCCACCCTGGCCGGGCACTCCTTTGCCCACGAGCTGGCCGTGGCCGCCGAGGCGGGCAAGCTCGGCTCGGTGGACGCCAACGTCGGCGACCCGCTGCTCGGCTGGGACACGGACCAGTTCCCCACGGACATCAACGACACCACCCGCGCCATGTTGGTCATCCTGGAGAACGGCGGGCTGGGGTCCGGCGGCCTGAACTTCGACGCCAAGGTGCGCCGTCCGTCCATCGATACCGTGGACCTGTTCCACGCCCACATCGGCGGCATGGACACCTTTGCCCGCGCCCTGCTGGCGGCCCAGGCGATCATCGACGACGGGCGCATCGCCGAGTTCAAGGCGCAGCGCTACGCGGGCTGGGATTCCGGCCTGGGCAAGTCCATCCTGGACGGCAACGAGACCCTGGAGTCCCTGGAGGCCAAGGCCATGGAGCTGGGAGAGCCCAAGCGGGTCTCCGGCCGTCAGGAGATGCTGGAGAACATCCTCATCAACGCCATTTAA
- a CDS encoding SIMPL domain-containing protein, whose amino-acid sequence MENKPLASSAVTGLLLAAGFIVGCFVLGNALVAFKAMDRYVSVKGLAEREVNADLAVWPVSFSVGADTLPDLDRALAVSRAEVLKFLKEQGLGNAEIINAAPRIDENQYMSGQRPTSLYTAQAVLTVRTGDIATVKKAMASAGDLVSRGVLLVRNYEFQPTFSFTGLNDIKPDMIAEATRNARSAARQFAEDSGSRVGGIRRASQGYFSLDDRDQYTPEIKKVRVVTSVDYFLED is encoded by the coding sequence ATGGAAAACAAACCCCTTGCATCATCCGCCGTCACCGGCCTCCTCCTGGCCGCCGGATTCATCGTCGGCTGCTTCGTTCTGGGCAACGCCCTGGTCGCCTTCAAGGCCATGGACCGCTACGTCTCGGTCAAAGGGCTGGCCGAGCGCGAAGTGAACGCCGACCTGGCCGTATGGCCCGTCAGCTTCAGCGTCGGGGCGGACACCCTGCCCGACCTGGACCGCGCCCTGGCCGTCTCCCGCGCTGAGGTGCTCAAGTTCCTCAAGGAGCAGGGACTGGGCAACGCCGAGATCATCAACGCCGCCCCGCGCATCGATGAGAACCAGTACATGTCCGGCCAGCGCCCGACGAGCCTCTACACCGCCCAGGCGGTGCTCACGGTCCGCACCGGCGATATCGCCACCGTGAAGAAGGCCATGGCCTCCGCGGGCGACCTGGTCTCGCGCGGGGTCCTGCTGGTCCGCAACTACGAGTTCCAGCCGACCTTCTCCTTCACCGGGCTGAACGACATCAAGCCGGACATGATCGCCGAGGCCACCCGCAACGCACGCAGCGCCGCCCGGCAGTTCGCCGAGGACTCCGGCTCGCGGGTGGGCGGCATCCGGCGCGCCTCCCAGGGCTATTTCAGCCTCGACGACCGCGACCAGTACACCCCGGAGATCAAGAAGGTCCGGGTGGTCACCAGCGTGGACTACTTCCTCGAGGACTGA